In Halorhabdus tiamatea SARL4B, a genomic segment contains:
- a CDS encoding PGF-CTERM sorting domain-containing protein, translated as MSKRTFAVLIVVATCVLAGTAVVAADNGPDVPTTNNTSTADEAYLSDDGSVVMVSHGDTSADGVGELGMNVTEGLVFGSYQQPVETNVTGAFSMAANQSGINASGSLAMPRPEALESLDLTVDSETTAENSRSDLDLDATVALPEDASQVTMMFDEFTTTGSVTTTASTLETQGSAEWSARPGLDSQEYAFDLRATDEGHVLEARQSYNVSSFAAEQWNTREKATQTLSGQFTMIATMLDGSSNFTMDSYAFESTDDGGHLEVEYTVELRGVHEFLRQGLVESLSQSTATLPTDGDTTENLDVSLDNVSIEHVSVALDVDQGSAEEMGSGTASWNVSVSGYDQLMSAYMAALESSDETGMIANQSEQLESQFAAMRAADYAQTATWDIDVAMADGSVQASVSMEQRTDNWATYVEERDARDLPAIGTQRLAFDAATEGDQLVMNGSTLVQQDETFDQTLESLERSFEQSSSMTTTPTETNPFSRLRAAEFLGSRLDASVNETTVTVDGHAEFGNLSAITEMVETETDVGSIDGMYVDASGETPTTYLRMEDMVESDDPDAATLREHEMITEDTVIYPPGEWDEQSQTVTVEESAVETNMMVPQANDDAQQMGDDAETTTSSADDDTETTTDDESDETTTDNEGVDETTTDSGSDDAETTTDDESDETGESPDESAETTTASGPGFGALLSMVALLAVALIGARRR; from the coding sequence ATGTCGAAACGAACGTTTGCCGTCCTGATAGTGGTCGCGACGTGCGTGCTTGCGGGCACAGCCGTCGTGGCTGCGGACAACGGTCCGGACGTACCGACAACGAACAACACGAGCACTGCCGACGAGGCCTACCTCAGCGACGACGGGAGCGTCGTCATGGTGTCTCACGGCGACACTAGCGCCGACGGCGTGGGCGAACTCGGCATGAACGTCACCGAGGGGCTGGTGTTCGGCAGCTACCAGCAACCGGTGGAGACGAACGTCACGGGCGCGTTCTCGATGGCGGCCAACCAGTCAGGTATCAACGCCTCGGGGTCGCTCGCGATGCCCCGGCCCGAGGCGCTCGAATCGCTCGATCTGACCGTCGACAGTGAGACGACGGCCGAGAATTCCCGTAGCGACCTGGACCTCGATGCGACCGTTGCCCTCCCCGAGGATGCCAGTCAGGTCACGATGATGTTCGACGAGTTCACGACGACCGGTTCGGTTACGACGACCGCCTCGACCCTCGAAACCCAGGGTAGTGCCGAGTGGTCGGCCCGACCCGGCCTGGACTCCCAGGAGTACGCCTTCGACCTCCGAGCGACTGACGAAGGCCACGTCCTCGAAGCCCGACAGTCTTACAACGTCAGTTCCTTCGCCGCCGAGCAGTGGAACACCCGCGAGAAAGCCACGCAGACACTCTCGGGACAGTTTACGATGATTGCGACGATGCTCGACGGGTCCAGCAATTTCACGATGGACTCGTATGCCTTCGAGTCGACTGACGACGGTGGCCACCTCGAGGTCGAGTACACTGTCGAACTCCGGGGCGTCCACGAGTTCCTCCGCCAGGGGCTCGTCGAATCGCTCTCTCAGAGCACGGCGACGCTGCCGACTGATGGAGACACGACCGAGAATCTCGACGTCTCGCTCGACAACGTCTCGATCGAGCACGTGTCGGTCGCCCTCGACGTCGACCAGGGATCTGCCGAAGAGATGGGTTCCGGCACCGCGAGCTGGAACGTCAGCGTCTCCGGCTACGACCAGCTAATGTCCGCCTACATGGCGGCCCTCGAGAGCAGCGACGAAACAGGCATGATCGCAAACCAGTCGGAGCAGCTCGAATCGCAGTTCGCCGCGATGCGGGCGGCTGACTACGCACAGACCGCGACGTGGGACATCGACGTTGCGATGGCAGACGGATCGGTCCAGGCGAGCGTTTCGATGGAACAGCGGACCGACAACTGGGCCACCTACGTCGAGGAACGCGACGCTCGCGACCTCCCAGCGATCGGCACCCAGCGGTTGGCCTTCGACGCAGCCACGGAGGGTGATCAACTCGTCATGAACGGGTCCACACTCGTCCAGCAGGACGAGACGTTCGACCAGACTCTCGAAAGCCTCGAGCGGAGTTTCGAGCAGTCCTCGTCGATGACGACGACACCGACGGAGACGAACCCGTTCTCGCGACTGCGCGCGGCCGAGTTCCTCGGCTCGCGTCTCGACGCGTCGGTCAACGAGACGACCGTGACCGTCGACGGCCACGCCGAGTTCGGTAACCTCTCGGCGATCACCGAGATGGTCGAGACGGAGACTGACGTCGGCTCGATCGACGGGATGTACGTCGACGCCAGTGGAGAGACGCCGACGACGTACCTCCGGATGGAGGACATGGTCGAGTCGGACGACCCGGATGCGGCGACCCTCCGGGAACACGAAATGATCACTGAGGATACGGTCATTTACCCCCCGGGCGAGTGGGACGAACAATCACAGACTGTGACGGTCGAAGAGTCGGCGGTAGAGACGAACATGATGGTGCCCCAGGCGAACGACGACGCCCAGCAGATGGGCGATGATGCCGAGACGACAACGTCGTCAGCTGACGATGACACCGAGACGACAACGGACGACGAAAGCGACGAGACAACGACCGACAATGAGGGCGTTGACGAAACAACGACCGACAGTGGCAGCGACGATGCCGAGACGACGACTGACGACGAAAGCGACGAGACAGGGGAGAGTCCCGACGAATCGGCTGAGACGACCACGGCAAGCGGTCCCGGGTTCGGTGCCCTCCTCAGTATGGTCGCTCTCCTCGCGGTGGCGCTGATCGGTGCACGCCGTCGCTGA
- a CDS encoding tRNA (N(6)-L-threonylcarbamoyladenosine(37)-C(2))-methylthiotransferase, whose translation MARYYIETYGCTSNRGESQAIERRLRQGGHYPVENPSRADVAILNTCTVVEKTERNMLRRATELDEQTPADLVVTGCMALAQGEAFEDADVDAEILHWDDVPEYVRNGECPTATPGTEVVLDDVTGILPIARGCLSDCSYCITKQATGTIDSPPVAGNVEKARELLDAGAREIRITGQDTGVYGLENGERKLPELLTRICELAGDFRVRVGMANPKGVYGMHEELADVFAAHDELYNFLHAPVQSGSDDVLTDMRRRHRTPEFKEIVAAFDDRLDYWTLATDFIVGFPTETEADFQQSMDLLRDVEPEKINVTRFSKRPGTDAAELDGLGGTIKKERSSAMTDLKMDVVGRAHDAMVGEEHTVLLTQDGTEDSLVGYDEAHRQVAIPEAESMGLELGDFVDVEITGHNTVYALGEPIRTVAKTA comes from the coding sequence ATGGCCCGCTATTACATCGAGACGTACGGGTGTACGTCCAATCGCGGCGAGAGCCAGGCGATCGAGCGTCGGCTCCGCCAGGGCGGCCACTACCCCGTCGAGAATCCCTCGCGGGCCGACGTCGCGATCCTCAACACCTGCACCGTCGTCGAGAAGACCGAACGCAACATGCTCCGGCGAGCGACCGAACTCGACGAGCAGACGCCCGCGGATCTCGTCGTCACCGGCTGTATGGCGCTCGCTCAGGGCGAGGCGTTCGAGGACGCCGATGTCGACGCCGAGATCCTCCACTGGGACGACGTCCCCGAGTACGTCCGCAACGGCGAGTGTCCGACGGCGACCCCTGGTACCGAGGTCGTGCTCGACGACGTGACCGGCATCTTGCCGATCGCTCGGGGTTGTCTCTCGGATTGCTCGTATTGTATCACCAAGCAGGCGACCGGGACGATCGACTCGCCGCCGGTCGCCGGGAACGTCGAAAAGGCCCGGGAGCTCCTCGACGCTGGCGCACGCGAGATCCGGATCACCGGCCAGGACACCGGCGTCTACGGCCTCGAGAACGGCGAGCGAAAGCTGCCGGAACTCCTCACCCGGATCTGTGAACTCGCGGGCGACTTCCGCGTGCGGGTCGGCATGGCGAACCCGAAGGGCGTCTACGGTATGCACGAGGAACTCGCCGACGTCTTCGCCGCCCACGACGAACTCTACAACTTCCTGCACGCGCCCGTCCAGTCGGGCAGCGACGACGTCCTCACGGACATGCGCCGGCGTCACCGGACGCCGGAGTTCAAAGAGATCGTCGCGGCCTTCGACGACCGCCTTGACTACTGGACGCTCGCGACCGACTTCATCGTCGGGTTCCCGACCGAGACGGAGGCAGACTTCCAGCAGTCGATGGACCTGCTCCGCGATGTCGAGCCAGAGAAAATCAACGTGACGCGCTTCTCGAAGCGACCGGGGACGGACGCGGCCGAGCTGGACGGTCTCGGCGGGACGATCAAGAAGGAGCGGTCCTCGGCGATGACCGACCTGAAGATGGACGTCGTCGGGAGGGCCCACGACGCGATGGTCGGCGAGGAGCACACGGTGTTGCTGACCCAGGACGGCACTGAGGACTCGCTGGTTGGCTACGACGAGGCCCACCGCCAGGTCGCCATCCCCGAGGCAGAATCGATGGGGCTGGAGTTGGGGGACTTCGTCGACGTCGAGATCACCGGCCACAACACCGTCTACGCGCTCGGCGAGCCGATCCGCACCGTCGCGAAGACGGCCTGA
- the amrB gene encoding AmmeMemoRadiSam system protein B, producing the protein MVPAYRAAVSGMDSARQPAVAGRFYVRNEAPLREQVEGMFTHAVGPGSVPTATAGSPEIAGLVAPHAGLPFSGPVAAHSYAALAESGTPETVVILGPNHTGVGAAVAVPGDDEWRTPLGSVQIDADLREQIVDSTDATVDDRAHASEHAAEVQLPFLQYLYDDLAVLPISLRRQDADVSRQLGEALAAHTDEETVVIASSDFTHYEPHDVAIERDELALDRIEANDPAGLIETVEREGLSVCGYGAIAAMLWANGEDSQVDVFAHATSGDTAGSRDDVVGYASVAVRDGASDAA; encoded by the coding sequence ATGGTTCCGGCCTACCGAGCGGCGGTGAGCGGGATGGATAGCGCCCGCCAGCCGGCGGTCGCCGGTCGGTTTTACGTCCGCAACGAAGCGCCCCTTCGCGAGCAAGTCGAAGGGATGTTTACCCACGCGGTCGGTCCTGGGTCAGTGCCGACAGCAACCGCTGGATCGCCCGAAATAGCCGGACTCGTCGCGCCACACGCCGGCCTGCCGTTCTCCGGCCCCGTCGCCGCCCACAGTTACGCGGCGCTCGCGGAGTCTGGGACGCCCGAGACGGTCGTCATCCTCGGGCCGAACCACACGGGCGTCGGTGCTGCCGTTGCCGTCCCCGGTGACGACGAGTGGCGAACGCCGCTGGGATCAGTCCAGATCGACGCCGACCTCCGCGAGCAAATCGTCGATTCGACCGACGCGACCGTCGACGATCGCGCCCACGCCAGCGAGCACGCCGCCGAGGTCCAGTTGCCCTTTCTCCAGTATCTCTACGACGATCTGGCGGTGCTCCCGATCTCCCTCCGGCGACAGGACGCCGACGTGAGTCGCCAGCTCGGGGAGGCACTCGCGGCGCACACGGACGAAGAGACAGTCGTGATCGCCTCAAGCGACTTCACTCACTACGAACCACACGACGTTGCGATCGAGCGCGACGAACTGGCGCTCGACCGGATCGAAGCGAACGATCCGGCGGGGCTGATCGAGACCGTCGAGCGCGAGGGGCTGTCGGTGTGTGGCTACGGCGCGATCGCCGCGATGCTGTGGGCGAACGGGGAGGACAGCCAGGTCGACGTGTTCGCCCACGCCACCAGCGGCGACACCGCCGGCTCGCGGGACGACGTGGTCGGGTACGCCTCGGTTGCCGTCCGTGACGGGGCCAGCGACGCAGCCTGA
- a CDS encoding aldo/keto reductase, which translates to MEYTTLGSTGMEVSRIALGCMSFGSSDWREWVLDEDESREIIERAIDLGINFFDTANMYSLGDSERVLGNVLADYDRDEQVVATKGFFQMDDDNPNSGGLSRKAIEQELANSLDRLGMETVDLYQTHRWDYDTPIEETLRALDDAVRRGQARYVGTSSMWAHQFADALATSERENLERFQTMQNHYNLLYREEEREMLPLCEREGVGVIPWSPLARGYLTRPHEAFDATTRGETDEHARNHPYFEGGGREINERVEELAADYGVTMAQISLAWLLHQDAVDAPIVGTTSVEHLEDAVEALEIDLSESDQAYLEEPYEPVLVSGHE; encoded by the coding sequence ATGGAGTACACGACCCTCGGTTCGACCGGGATGGAAGTCAGCCGGATCGCCCTCGGCTGTATGAGCTTCGGGTCGAGCGACTGGCGCGAGTGGGTGCTCGACGAGGACGAGAGCCGGGAGATCATCGAGCGCGCGATCGACCTGGGGATCAACTTCTTCGATACGGCCAATATGTACTCCCTGGGCGACTCCGAGCGCGTGCTCGGGAACGTGCTGGCCGACTACGACCGCGACGAGCAAGTCGTCGCCACGAAGGGGTTCTTCCAGATGGACGACGACAACCCGAACTCGGGTGGGCTCTCCCGGAAGGCCATCGAGCAGGAACTGGCGAACAGCCTCGATCGCCTCGGGATGGAGACGGTCGATCTCTATCAGACCCACCGCTGGGATTACGACACGCCGATCGAGGAGACGCTGCGGGCACTCGACGATGCCGTCCGTCGGGGACAGGCCCGGTACGTCGGGACCTCCTCGATGTGGGCCCACCAGTTCGCCGACGCGCTGGCGACCAGCGAACGCGAGAATCTGGAACGGTTCCAGACGATGCAGAACCACTACAACCTGCTGTATCGCGAGGAGGAACGCGAGATGCTGCCGCTGTGTGAACGCGAGGGGGTCGGCGTGATCCCGTGGAGTCCGCTGGCGCGTGGCTATCTCACCCGCCCCCACGAGGCGTTCGATGCCACGACACGCGGAGAAACTGACGAGCATGCCCGGAACCATCCGTACTTCGAGGGCGGCGGGCGCGAGATCAACGAGCGCGTCGAGGAGCTGGCGGCAGATTACGGCGTGACAATGGCTCAAATATCGCTGGCGTGGCTGCTCCATCAGGATGCCGTCGACGCGCCGATCGTCGGCACGACGAGCGTCGAACACTTAGAAGACGCCGTCGAAGCCCTCGAGATCGACCTCAGCGAGTCCGATCAGGCATATCTGGAAGAACCCTACGAGCCGGTGCTGGTCTCCGGCCACGAGTGA
- a CDS encoding winged helix-turn-helix domain-containing protein — protein sequence MTESNQRTWADTLSGRERIRRVIETLEGPTPVGEIADRADVSRATADDELEQLADDDWVSETTVEGTKAYDLNPVRLLFDEVTDLIQTHSREELESQLAELTEDREQLAADYDVDSLSAFRNQLAGEDLGASEIRERRNVIETWEAIETERRLVKHALQLYDDVVELSSPRTDVSSTFA from the coding sequence ATGACCGAATCGAATCAGCGAACGTGGGCGGACACGCTCAGCGGACGGGAACGGATTCGCCGAGTCATCGAGACGCTGGAGGGGCCGACACCGGTGGGCGAAATCGCCGACAGGGCGGACGTCTCCCGGGCGACGGCCGACGACGAACTCGAACAGCTGGCGGACGACGACTGGGTCAGTGAAACGACTGTCGAGGGAACCAAAGCGTACGATCTGAACCCTGTCCGCCTACTTTTCGACGAGGTGACGGACCTGATTCAGACGCATTCTCGGGAGGAGCTCGAATCACAGCTCGCCGAACTGACCGAAGACCGAGAACAGCTGGCGGCGGACTACGATGTCGACTCGCTTTCTGCATTCCGGAATCAGCTCGCTGGAGAGGACCTGGGTGCGTCGGAGATACGCGAACGTCGCAACGTCATCGAGACCTGGGAAGCGATCGAGACGGAGCGTCGGCTCGTCAAGCACGCCCTCCAGCTGTACGATGACGTAGTCGAGCTATCTTCGCCACGGACTGACGTATCCTCCACCTTCGCATAA
- a CDS encoding FAD-dependent oxidoreductase produces MQGEYDLIIVGGGISGASLLYTVAKFTDVESVALFEKEPEIAAINSHHTNNSQTLHFGDIETNYSLEKAEEVKEGAEMVAGYLEDNDPDQEMHAKRSKMALAVGDEEVDRLDSRYHEKGFGDLFPKLDAIDREEIEAIEPKVVEGREPDTDMLALQTPDGYTVDYGELATDFVREVEGDEGVDVFTSTEVESVNETDDEFLIETERGWYQSDATVVAAGSHSLQIAKEMGYGEHMSLLPVAGSFFVAEEGLLNGKVYTLQMAKLPFAAVHGDAEVHDQGLTRFGPTAKVVPALERGRLSTVADFFDVFELSPDSVLSYTNILADRTLLPYVLENLLYDLPAVGKRAFLPHVRKVVPTVEASDIERAKGYGGVRPQIVNTETKSLDMGEAKITGNDVIFNVTPSPGASTCLKNAMRDAEQLTEWLDVDFDEDGFRKATIGNFPRGEIE; encoded by the coding sequence ATGCAAGGCGAATACGACCTGATCATCGTCGGCGGGGGCATCAGCGGCGCATCACTGCTGTATACAGTCGCGAAGTTCACCGACGTCGAGTCGGTCGCACTCTTCGAGAAAGAGCCCGAGATCGCTGCCATCAACTCCCATCACACGAACAACTCCCAGACCCTGCACTTCGGGGACATCGAGACCAACTACTCCCTGGAGAAGGCCGAGGAGGTCAAGGAAGGGGCCGAGATGGTCGCCGGGTATCTCGAGGACAACGACCCCGACCAGGAGATGCACGCAAAGCGAAGCAAGATGGCGCTCGCAGTCGGTGACGAGGAAGTCGACCGACTCGATTCGCGTTATCACGAGAAGGGCTTCGGTGACCTCTTCCCGAAACTCGACGCCATCGACCGCGAGGAGATCGAAGCAATCGAACCGAAGGTCGTCGAAGGGCGGGAGCCGGATACCGACATGCTTGCCCTGCAGACGCCCGACGGCTACACGGTCGATTACGGCGAACTCGCGACGGATTTCGTCCGCGAGGTCGAGGGTGACGAGGGCGTCGATGTCTTCACGAGCACGGAAGTCGAGTCGGTCAACGAGACCGACGACGAGTTCCTGATCGAGACCGAACGTGGCTGGTACCAGAGCGACGCGACGGTCGTCGCCGCCGGGTCTCACAGCCTCCAGATCGCCAAGGAGATGGGCTACGGTGAGCACATGTCGCTGCTGCCGGTCGCCGGGAGCTTCTTCGTCGCCGAGGAGGGCCTGCTCAACGGCAAAGTATACACGCTTCAGATGGCGAAACTCCCCTTCGCGGCGGTCCACGGCGACGCCGAGGTCCACGATCAGGGACTTACCCGGTTCGGCCCGACGGCGAAGGTCGTGCCCGCCCTGGAGCGGGGGCGGCTCTCGACGGTCGCCGATTTCTTCGACGTGTTCGAACTCTCGCCGGACTCGGTGCTGAGCTACACGAACATCCTCGCCGATCGGACCCTGTTGCCGTACGTCCTGGAGAACCTGCTCTATGACCTGCCAGCCGTCGGCAAGCGGGCCTTCCTCCCCCACGTCCGGAAGGTCGTGCCGACCGTCGAAGCGAGTGACATCGAGCGCGCGAAGGGCTACGGCGGCGTCCGCCCGCAGATCGTCAACACGGAGACGAAGTCTTTGGACATGGGCGAGGCCAAGATCACCGGCAACGACGTCATCTTCAACGTCACGCCCTCACCCGGGGCTTCGACCTGTCTGAAGAACGCGATGCGCGACGCCGAACAACTGACCGAGTGGCTCGACGTCGACTTCGACGAAGATGGGTTCCGGAAGGCGACGATCGGGAACTTCCCGCGTGGTGAGATCGAATAG
- a CDS encoding radical SAM protein, with translation MSEDHPHGDAPPSGHPGDHAASEHPGSNPDASSSSHPGGHPGARNYAETPLIVTWEVTQACELECDHCRAEAQPERDPAELSTADGKDFVESIADFGHPQPILVFTGGDPLERPDLFELLKHAAEENVTTAVTPAPTANLTEDVIGRLADAGVSRIALSLDGATASAHDEFRGEDGSFARVEQAARQARAAGMEIQINTTVTANTVEDLPEIADMVEEFDAAMWEVFFLVPIGRGEELAQLETERTVEVMEWLYRRGQEAPYRVITVEAPHYRRVADEFERRESGEGVRVGSTRAGNGFVFVSYEGEVYPSGFLPESGGNVTDRSLVDIYRNADLFERLRDTDQFVGSCSRCDYLDICGGSRSRAHAVTGNPLASDPLCPWVEHVEDTA, from the coding sequence ATGTCCGAAGACCATCCACACGGCGACGCCCCGCCGTCCGGACACCCAGGAGACCACGCCGCGTCGGAGCATCCGGGTTCGAATCCGGACGCGTCGAGTTCGAGCCACCCCGGCGGCCATCCCGGAGCCCGAAACTACGCCGAGACACCGCTGATCGTCACCTGGGAAGTCACTCAGGCCTGCGAGCTCGAATGCGATCATTGCCGGGCCGAGGCCCAGCCCGAGCGCGATCCAGCAGAGCTTTCGACGGCGGACGGGAAGGATTTCGTCGAGTCGATCGCCGACTTCGGCCACCCGCAACCGATCCTCGTGTTCACCGGCGGCGACCCGCTTGAACGACCCGACCTCTTCGAGTTGCTCAAGCACGCTGCCGAAGAAAACGTCACCACGGCCGTCACGCCCGCGCCGACGGCGAACCTCACCGAAGACGTGATCGGCAGGCTCGCCGACGCCGGCGTCTCGCGGATCGCGCTCTCGCTGGACGGCGCGACCGCGAGTGCGCACGACGAGTTCCGGGGCGAGGACGGGTCGTTCGCTCGCGTCGAGCAAGCTGCCCGACAGGCCCGCGCGGCGGGCATGGAGATCCAGATTAACACGACCGTCACGGCGAACACGGTCGAGGACCTCCCCGAGATCGCCGACATGGTCGAAGAATTCGACGCGGCGATGTGGGAGGTGTTCTTCCTCGTCCCCATCGGCCGGGGCGAGGAACTCGCCCAGCTTGAGACCGAGCGAACCGTCGAGGTGATGGAGTGGCTCTACCGTCGTGGCCAGGAGGCTCCCTACCGGGTAATCACCGTCGAGGCACCGCACTACCGCAGGGTCGCCGACGAGTTCGAACGCCGGGAGTCGGGCGAGGGCGTCCGGGTCGGGTCGACGCGGGCGGGCAACGGTTTCGTGTTCGTCAGCTACGAGGGCGAGGTCTACCCGTCGGGATTCCTCCCCGAAAGCGGCGGCAACGTTACCGATCGGAGCCTCGTCGATATCTATCGTAACGCCGATCTCTTCGAGCGGTTACGCGATACTGACCAGTTCGTCGGCTCCTGTTCGCGGTGTGACTACTTAGACATCTGTGGCGGTTCCCGATCGCGAGCGCACGCTGTCACTGGAAATCCGCTCGCGAGCGACCCGTTGTGTCCGTGGGTCGAGCACGTCGAGGACACCGCGTGA
- a CDS encoding ABC transporter permease — MPEHDAEASGSLLDDSRLTIARRDVASLSREKTIVLALVIQLFIAAFSSFLVVGLTSLYDPGSVQAGGIDVGVSGDATAELEEAAAAVDGVELTPYANRAQAMAGFQDRAVQGVLHAETVDGVIEVSATVPQGDIESTIVVVQLRSILEELERTERIDRSEFLDAPPVTLPEGASSSPYFGFTYTVLVPLLLFLPPFISGSIAVDAITEEIERGTLELLRVAPLSLTDIVDGKALGMAVLAPLQAILWIVLLGANGIAIRNVPALVLLVAATSVLVVVFGIVLGLLTGKRQQAQLLYSVLVLGAFGALALLPEHPATVAAKLAVGSATTVTTATVAALAVGAVVGYAAMRRYVGRIDPERY, encoded by the coding sequence TTGCCTGAGCACGACGCCGAAGCGAGTGGCTCGCTGCTCGACGACAGTCGGCTGACGATCGCCAGGCGAGACGTCGCTTCGCTCTCCCGCGAGAAGACGATCGTGCTCGCGCTGGTCATCCAGCTGTTCATCGCCGCGTTCTCGTCGTTTCTGGTCGTCGGACTCACGTCGCTGTACGATCCCGGCTCTGTCCAGGCGGGCGGGATCGACGTCGGTGTCTCCGGCGACGCGACCGCCGAACTCGAGGAGGCCGCAGCAGCCGTCGACGGCGTGGAACTCACGCCCTACGCCAACCGCGCGCAGGCGATGGCGGGATTCCAGGACCGGGCCGTCCAGGGGGTGTTACACGCCGAGACTGTCGATGGGGTGATAGAGGTGTCTGCGACCGTCCCACAGGGAGACATCGAATCGACGATCGTGGTCGTCCAGTTGCGGTCGATCCTCGAGGAACTCGAGCGCACCGAACGCATCGACCGAAGTGAGTTCCTCGACGCCCCGCCAGTCACACTCCCCGAGGGGGCGAGTTCCAGCCCGTACTTCGGGTTCACCTACACGGTGCTCGTTCCCCTCCTGCTGTTCTTGCCCCCCTTCATCAGCGGGTCGATCGCTGTCGACGCGATCACCGAGGAGATCGAACGCGGGACACTCGAACTCCTGCGTGTCGCCCCCCTGTCGCTGACCGACATCGTCGACGGCAAGGCGCTCGGAATGGCGGTGCTGGCTCCGCTCCAGGCGATCCTCTGGATCGTGTTGCTCGGGGCCAACGGCATCGCGATCCGGAACGTCCCGGCGCTGGTCCTGCTGGTCGCCGCGACGTCAGTGCTGGTCGTCGTCTTCGGAATCGTCCTCGGCCTGCTGACCGGGAAGCGCCAGCAGGCACAGCTCCTGTACTCGGTGCTGGTGTTGGGTGCCTTCGGCGCGCTCGCGCTGCTCCCCGAACATCCGGCCACTGTCGCAGCGAAACTCGCGGTCGGTAGCGCGACGACAGTCACCACGGCGACCGTGGCGGCGCTGGCCGTCGGTGCCGTCGTCGGGTACGCCGCCATGCGTCGGTACGTCGGCCGCATCGACCCCGAACGGTACTGA